One Lepus europaeus isolate LE1 chromosome X, mLepTim1.pri, whole genome shotgun sequence genomic window carries:
- the EDA2R gene encoding tumor necrosis factor receptor superfamily member 27 isoform X2 has translation MKALSLPTMDCQENEYWDQWGRCVTCQQCGPGQELSKDCGYGEGGDAYCTACPPRRYKSSWGHHRCQSCINCAVINRVQKANCTPTSNAVCGDCLPRFYRKTRIGGLQDQECIPCTKQTPTSEVQCAFQLSLVKADAPTVPPQEATLVALVSSLLVVFTLAFLGLFFLYCKQFFNRHCQRGGSVQFEADEAAEEESLFPKPPGQETSTESPVSESIFEIQPLNPILDDDCSSTRGFPTQESFTMASCASESHSHWVHTPIECTELDLQKFSSSASYTGAETLGGNADESSGDRLEPNVPFEVASP, from the exons ATGAAGGCCTTAAG CCTTCCCACCATGGATTGCCAAGAAAATGAGTACTGGGACCAATGGGGACGGTGTGTTACCTGCCAACAGTGTGGTCCTGGACAGGAGCTCTCCAAG GACTGTGGTTATGGAGAGGGGGGAGATGCATACTGCACAGCCTGCCCTCCCCGCAGGTATAAAAGCAGCTGGGGCCACCACAGATGTCAGAGTTGTATCAACTGTGCTGTTATCAATCGTGTCCAGAAAGCCAACTGCACGCCTACCTCTAATGCTGTCTGTGGGGACTGTCTGCCCAG GTTCTACCGAAAGACACGTATTGGAGGCCTGCAGGACCAAGAGTGCATCCCCTGCACGAAGCAGACCCCCACCTCTGAGGTTCAGT GTGCCTTCCAGTTGAGCTTAGTGAAGGCAGATGCACCCACAGTGCCCCCTCAGGAGGCCACACTTGTTGCACTGGTGAGCAGTCTGCTAGTGGTGTTTACCCTGGCCTTCCTGGGGCTCTTCTTCCTCTACTGCAAGCAATTCTTCAACAGACATTGCCAGCGTG GAGGTTCGGTGCAGTTTGAGGCTGACGAGGCCGCAGAGGAAGAATCTCTCTTCCCCAAGCCACCTGGCCAGGAGACCAGCACAGAGTCCCCAGTGAGTGAAAGCATCTTTGAGATCCAGCCACTTAACCCCATCCTGGATGACGACTGCAGCTCGACTCGTGGCTTCCCCACACAGGAGTCCTTTACCATGGCCTCTTGCGCCTCAGAGAGCCACTCCCACTGGGTCCACACCCCCATCGAATGCACAGAGTTGGACCTGCAAAAGttttccagctctgcctcctatACTGGAGCTGAGACGTTGGGGGGGAACGCAGACGAAAGCTCTGGAGACAGGCTGGAGCCCAATGTGCCCTTTGAAGTTGCCAGCCCTTAA
- the EDA2R gene encoding tumor necrosis factor receptor superfamily member 27 isoform X3, whose protein sequence is MDCQENEYWDQWGRCVTCQQCGPGQELSKDCGYGEGGDAYCTACPPRRYKSSWGHHRCQSCINCAVINRVQKANCTPTSNAVCGDCLPRFYRKTRIGGLQDQECIPCTKQTPTSEVQCAFQLSLVKADAPTVPPQEATLVALVSSLLVVFTLAFLGLFFLYCKQFFNRHCQRVAGGSVQFEADEAAEEESLFPKPPGQETSTESPVSESIFEIQPLNPILDDDCSSTRGFPTQESFTMASCASESHSHWVHTPIECTELDLQKFSSSASYTGAETLGGNADESSGDRLEPNVPFEVASP, encoded by the exons ATGGATTGCCAAGAAAATGAGTACTGGGACCAATGGGGACGGTGTGTTACCTGCCAACAGTGTGGTCCTGGACAGGAGCTCTCCAAG GACTGTGGTTATGGAGAGGGGGGAGATGCATACTGCACAGCCTGCCCTCCCCGCAGGTATAAAAGCAGCTGGGGCCACCACAGATGTCAGAGTTGTATCAACTGTGCTGTTATCAATCGTGTCCAGAAAGCCAACTGCACGCCTACCTCTAATGCTGTCTGTGGGGACTGTCTGCCCAG GTTCTACCGAAAGACACGTATTGGAGGCCTGCAGGACCAAGAGTGCATCCCCTGCACGAAGCAGACCCCCACCTCTGAGGTTCAGT GTGCCTTCCAGTTGAGCTTAGTGAAGGCAGATGCACCCACAGTGCCCCCTCAGGAGGCCACACTTGTTGCACTGGTGAGCAGTCTGCTAGTGGTGTTTACCCTGGCCTTCCTGGGGCTCTTCTTCCTCTACTGCAAGCAATTCTTCAACAGACATTGCCAGCGTG TTGCAGGAGGTTCGGTGCAGTTTGAGGCTGACGAGGCCGCAGAGGAAGAATCTCTCTTCCCCAAGCCACCTGGCCAGGAGACCAGCACAGAGTCCCCAGTGAGTGAAAGCATCTTTGAGATCCAGCCACTTAACCCCATCCTGGATGACGACTGCAGCTCGACTCGTGGCTTCCCCACACAGGAGTCCTTTACCATGGCCTCTTGCGCCTCAGAGAGCCACTCCCACTGGGTCCACACCCCCATCGAATGCACAGAGTTGGACCTGCAAAAGttttccagctctgcctcctatACTGGAGCTGAGACGTTGGGGGGGAACGCAGACGAAAGCTCTGGAGACAGGCTGGAGCCCAATGTGCCCTTTGAAGTTGCCAGCCCTTAA
- the EDA2R gene encoding tumor necrosis factor receptor superfamily member 27 isoform X1: MKALSLPTMDCQENEYWDQWGRCVTCQQCGPGQELSKDCGYGEGGDAYCTACPPRRYKSSWGHHRCQSCINCAVINRVQKANCTPTSNAVCGDCLPRFYRKTRIGGLQDQECIPCTKQTPTSEVQCAFQLSLVKADAPTVPPQEATLVALVSSLLVVFTLAFLGLFFLYCKQFFNRHCQRVAGGSVQFEADEAAEEESLFPKPPGQETSTESPVSESIFEIQPLNPILDDDCSSTRGFPTQESFTMASCASESHSHWVHTPIECTELDLQKFSSSASYTGAETLGGNADESSGDRLEPNVPFEVASP; this comes from the exons ATGAAGGCCTTAAG CCTTCCCACCATGGATTGCCAAGAAAATGAGTACTGGGACCAATGGGGACGGTGTGTTACCTGCCAACAGTGTGGTCCTGGACAGGAGCTCTCCAAG GACTGTGGTTATGGAGAGGGGGGAGATGCATACTGCACAGCCTGCCCTCCCCGCAGGTATAAAAGCAGCTGGGGCCACCACAGATGTCAGAGTTGTATCAACTGTGCTGTTATCAATCGTGTCCAGAAAGCCAACTGCACGCCTACCTCTAATGCTGTCTGTGGGGACTGTCTGCCCAG GTTCTACCGAAAGACACGTATTGGAGGCCTGCAGGACCAAGAGTGCATCCCCTGCACGAAGCAGACCCCCACCTCTGAGGTTCAGT GTGCCTTCCAGTTGAGCTTAGTGAAGGCAGATGCACCCACAGTGCCCCCTCAGGAGGCCACACTTGTTGCACTGGTGAGCAGTCTGCTAGTGGTGTTTACCCTGGCCTTCCTGGGGCTCTTCTTCCTCTACTGCAAGCAATTCTTCAACAGACATTGCCAGCGTG TTGCAGGAGGTTCGGTGCAGTTTGAGGCTGACGAGGCCGCAGAGGAAGAATCTCTCTTCCCCAAGCCACCTGGCCAGGAGACCAGCACAGAGTCCCCAGTGAGTGAAAGCATCTTTGAGATCCAGCCACTTAACCCCATCCTGGATGACGACTGCAGCTCGACTCGTGGCTTCCCCACACAGGAGTCCTTTACCATGGCCTCTTGCGCCTCAGAGAGCCACTCCCACTGGGTCCACACCCCCATCGAATGCACAGAGTTGGACCTGCAAAAGttttccagctctgcctcctatACTGGAGCTGAGACGTTGGGGGGGAACGCAGACGAAAGCTCTGGAGACAGGCTGGAGCCCAATGTGCCCTTTGAAGTTGCCAGCCCTTAA
- the EDA2R gene encoding tumor necrosis factor receptor superfamily member 27 isoform X4, with translation MKALSLPTMDCQENEYWDQWGRCVTCQQCGPGQELSKDCGYGEGGDAYCTACPPRRYKSSWGHHRCQSCINCAVINRVQKANCTPTSNAVCGDCLPRFYRKTRIGGLQDQECIPCTKQTPTSEVQCAFQLSLVKADAPTVPPQEATLVALVSSLLVVFTLAFLGLFFLYCKQFFNRHCQRVAGGSVQFEADEAAEEESLFPKPPGQETSTESPVSWAPGSLVPSFSLDSPALFL, from the exons ATGAAGGCCTTAAG CCTTCCCACCATGGATTGCCAAGAAAATGAGTACTGGGACCAATGGGGACGGTGTGTTACCTGCCAACAGTGTGGTCCTGGACAGGAGCTCTCCAAG GACTGTGGTTATGGAGAGGGGGGAGATGCATACTGCACAGCCTGCCCTCCCCGCAGGTATAAAAGCAGCTGGGGCCACCACAGATGTCAGAGTTGTATCAACTGTGCTGTTATCAATCGTGTCCAGAAAGCCAACTGCACGCCTACCTCTAATGCTGTCTGTGGGGACTGTCTGCCCAG GTTCTACCGAAAGACACGTATTGGAGGCCTGCAGGACCAAGAGTGCATCCCCTGCACGAAGCAGACCCCCACCTCTGAGGTTCAGT GTGCCTTCCAGTTGAGCTTAGTGAAGGCAGATGCACCCACAGTGCCCCCTCAGGAGGCCACACTTGTTGCACTGGTGAGCAGTCTGCTAGTGGTGTTTACCCTGGCCTTCCTGGGGCTCTTCTTCCTCTACTGCAAGCAATTCTTCAACAGACATTGCCAGCGTG TTGCAGGAGGTTCGGTGCAGTTTGAGGCTGACGAGGCCGCAGAGGAAGAATCTCTCTTCCCCAAGCCACCTGGCCAGGAGACCAGCACAGAGTCCCCA GtctcttgggctcctggaagccTTGTCCCATCATTCTCTCTGGACTCTCCTGCCTTGTTCCTATAG
- the EDA2R gene encoding tumor necrosis factor receptor superfamily member 27 isoform X5 — protein sequence MKALSLPTMDCQENEYWDQWGRCVTCQQCGPGQELSKDCGYGEGGDAYCTACPPRRYKSSWGHHRCQSCINCAVINRVQKANCTPTSNAVCGDCLPRFYRKTRIGGLQDQECIPCTKQTPTSEVQCAFQLSLVKADAPTVPPQEATLVALVSSLLVVFTLAFLGLFFLYCKQFFNRHCQRGGSVQFEADEAAEEESLFPKPPGQETSTESPVSWAPGSLVPSFSLDSPALFL from the exons ATGAAGGCCTTAAG CCTTCCCACCATGGATTGCCAAGAAAATGAGTACTGGGACCAATGGGGACGGTGTGTTACCTGCCAACAGTGTGGTCCTGGACAGGAGCTCTCCAAG GACTGTGGTTATGGAGAGGGGGGAGATGCATACTGCACAGCCTGCCCTCCCCGCAGGTATAAAAGCAGCTGGGGCCACCACAGATGTCAGAGTTGTATCAACTGTGCTGTTATCAATCGTGTCCAGAAAGCCAACTGCACGCCTACCTCTAATGCTGTCTGTGGGGACTGTCTGCCCAG GTTCTACCGAAAGACACGTATTGGAGGCCTGCAGGACCAAGAGTGCATCCCCTGCACGAAGCAGACCCCCACCTCTGAGGTTCAGT GTGCCTTCCAGTTGAGCTTAGTGAAGGCAGATGCACCCACAGTGCCCCCTCAGGAGGCCACACTTGTTGCACTGGTGAGCAGTCTGCTAGTGGTGTTTACCCTGGCCTTCCTGGGGCTCTTCTTCCTCTACTGCAAGCAATTCTTCAACAGACATTGCCAGCGTG GAGGTTCGGTGCAGTTTGAGGCTGACGAGGCCGCAGAGGAAGAATCTCTCTTCCCCAAGCCACCTGGCCAGGAGACCAGCACAGAGTCCCCA GtctcttgggctcctggaagccTTGTCCCATCATTCTCTCTGGACTCTCCTGCCTTGTTCCTATAG